The following nucleotide sequence is from bacterium.
CTACCAGTCGTATGAAAGATTATTATGATATTTTATTTTTGGCGGAAAATAATGACTTCATATTACAGAAACTTAAAATGGCAATTGAGGCTACTTTTACCCGAAGAGAAACAGATTTAGGAAGCCGCTTTTTTATCTATAGGTCAGATTATATCTCAGAGAAAGAAAAGATGTGGAAAGTGTTTCTTAATAGAATTGGAATTGAAAGAAGAGTTGATTTCTCACAGGTTATTAAAATGATTGAAAAGTTTTTAGAACCTGTGATTGTAGCAGACAAGAAAGAAGAAAATTTAATTTGGGATTCAAGGGCTTGGTCATGGAGAGCAGCTTCTCTCCCGGAATGATAATATGAAGAGTTGTCATTTCGAAGGATTGTAAGCGGCTGAGAAATCTCCAGGGATTGGATGCAGGGACAGATGTATAATAACAAAGGTGTAAAGATATGGCGGATCTGTTTATCGGCGTAGATGTAGGCGGTACTAATATAAAGACCGGCCTTGTTACAGAAGATGGTGTAATTTTAACTGAAAAGAAAGTTCCCACTCATGCTGATAAGGGGCATGAGTATATTTTAAAACATATTGCAGGTATTGTTAATGACCTTAAGAAAGGTGAGAATGTAAAAGGTGCCGGTATAGGCATGCCCGGGCAGGTTGATTTTAAAAGAGGAATTTTTTTAGCAGGGCCAAATCTTCCGGGCTGCAGGAACGTTCATATTGTAGAGGCTATGGAAAAAGAGCTTTCTATGCCTGTAATACTTGATAATGATGCTAATCTTGCAGCACTTGCTGAATTCTCGGCAGGAGCAGCAAAAGGATTTGACAGCGGTATGCTTGTAACCCTCGGCACAGGAGTAGGAGGCGGAATTATTATCAACGGAGAGATATTCCATGGAGCTTCCGGTGCTGCAGGGGAATTCGGCCACATAATAGTAAAAACAGACGGGCCTGTGTGTTCATGCGGCAGAAGAGGATGTGTTGAAGCGTTCGCAGGCACTCCTGCTCTTTTGCGCAGCCTGCAGGAAAAACTTGATAAGGGACGCGTCTCTGTATTAAAGGATGTTCCTCCTGATAAGCGGACTCCAAAACTTTTAAGTGAAGCTGCACAAAAGGGAGACGAAGCTGCAATTGAGGTTTTTTCAGAGGCGGGTTTTTATCTTGGGGTAGGGCTTGCGAATGTCATTAATCTGCTGGAACTGCAGAGGATTGTTGTGGGCGGAGGTGTTGCAAATGCAGGGAATTTTATTCTTGATCCTGCAAGGGAATCTTTTTATAAAACAGCTCTTAAAGACAGTGTAAAAGGTGTTGAAATTGTTCCTGCAAAACTTGGAAACAGTGCAGGCCTGGTCGGAGCTGCAGAAATGGTTAAAAGAAAAGTGAGGAAAGGAAACTTTTAATATTTATGTACGTCTTTAAAATAAAAGATTTAAAGAACTGTTATGACAATTAACCGGTTTCTGAGAATTCCGTTGTTGTTTTTTTCTGTTATCCTTTTTTCTGATCTGTCTGCTCAGACAAAAACTCCTGAAATAAAAAATGGTAGTGTAGAGAAAAGTGATTTGGAAGGCCCTGTTCAGTATGAAGCAGCAGATATCAATATACAGGTCAATGACGGGCTGATGATTCTAACGGGAAGTGCAAAAGTAAGTTATCAGAATATTGTACTGACTGCTGGCAGGATCACAATAAACTGGAATACAAGAATCATGCTGGCAGAGAGTATTCCCGATACTGTTCTGACCGTAAAAAAAGGGTCTGTGGACTCAGTTACGACAGTCAAAGATTCACAATATCCTGAATTTTCCGAATCCGGTGATGTTATGACCGGAGAAGTAATGACCTTTAATTTTAAAACTAAAAAAGGCAGAGTAATCCGGGGGCGTACACAGTTCGAGGATGGCTTCTACAGCGGTAAACGGCTGAAAATGATAAAAGAAGGCAGCCTTAATGTTGCTGATGCTTCATTCACAACATGCGACCATGATCCGCCGCATTTTCACTTCTGGTCACAGAAGATGCGTATAGATGTAAATAAAAGAGTGATTGCAAAGCCGATTGTTTTTTATATTGGACATATCCCTGTAATGGGGCTTCCGTTTTTCTATTTTCCCATAACAAAGGGACGCCATTCCGGTATTCTGACGCCAAGATACGGCATGTCAACAATGGACGGCTGGTATTTACGGGGGCTGGGTTACTACTGGGCAGCAAGCAAGTATTGGGATGTCAAGGGTACAATAGATTATTTCCAGAAGAGCGGGTTTCTTTTCCGCGGGGATTTAAATTACAATGTGCGTTACAAATTCAGTGGTTCTATTTCGGGCTCATGGACACGAAAAGATTTTGATACATACGGTACAAAAGAGAGGCGCTGGGATTTGTCAATCCGCCATTCACAGATTATATCTCCGACTGCAAGATTATCGGTAAACGGATCATTTGTAAGTTCAGGTTCTCTTTATCAGCAGTTAAGTGAAAACAGAGAGCAGAGAATGAGGCAGGAAATCCGTTCCAATGCTACGTATACAAAACAGTTCAGCGGTTCAAAAAGCCTGACTATTAATCTTAATCAAACTAAAAATCTGAAAACCGAGGAGGTTACAGAGACTCTGCCGAGGGTCAGCTTCAGGATGGGGCAGATTCCTCTTTTTAAAATTGGGGATAAAAAAGAGCGTCACTGGTATAACTCAATATATTTTTCTTACAACACAGAAATGCTGTATCAGAGAAAAAAAACATATAGTAGTATTGATTCGGCATTTAGCAACAATAATAATGGTGCATGGCAGCACAGGGCAAACATTTCAGCGCCGCAGAAGTTTTTTGGATGGCTGACTTTCAGCCCGGGTATGAACATGACAGAAACGTGGTACAATAAAGAGAAGGTCTGGTATCTTGACGAGGCGACAGGAAAAATTATTTCTGAAGAGAAGAGCGGATTTTTCACAAGACACATTTACAATTTATCAACTTCATTCAGTACTAAAATTTATGGAATATTCAAGCCACGATTTGCTCCTGATGTTATGATAAGGCATGTTCTTACACCTAATGTAAGTTTCGGGTATCAGCCTGATTTCTCAAATGAACAGTTTGGTTATTACGATGCTGTTGAAGACACTTCAGGCGAATTAAAGTATTACGACCGTTTTTACGGATTTACTTTTGG
It contains:
- a CDS encoding ROK family protein, with translation MADLFIGVDVGGTNIKTGLVTEDGVILTEKKVPTHADKGHEYILKHIAGIVNDLKKGENVKGAGIGMPGQVDFKRGIFLAGPNLPGCRNVHIVEAMEKELSMPVILDNDANLAALAEFSAGAAKGFDSGMLVTLGTGVGGGIIINGEIFHGASGAAGEFGHIIVKTDGPVCSCGRRGCVEAFAGTPALLRSLQEKLDKGRVSVLKDVPPDKRTPKLLSEAAQKGDEAAIEVFSEAGFYLGVGLANVINLLELQRIVVGGGVANAGNFILDPARESFYKTALKDSVKGVEIVPAKLGNSAGLVGAAEMVKRKVRKGNF
- a CDS encoding nucleotidyl transferase AbiEii/AbiGii toxin family protein, which translates into the protein TSRMKDYYDILFLAENNDFILQKLKMAIEATFTRRETDLGSRFFIYRSDYISEKEKMWKVFLNRIGIERRVDFSQVIKMIEKFLEPVIVADKKEENLIWDSRAWSWRAASLPE